A genomic segment from Pleurocapsa minor HA4230-MV1 encodes:
- a CDS encoding 5-(carboxyamino)imidazole ribonucleotide synthase, protein MVGKRVGVIGGGQLAWMMGTEAPLLDLELIVQAESETEPAVSQAKQFILGNVDDAIATAKLATLCDVITFENEFIDLEGLQKLGIDAIFKPSLNTLKPLLDKYHQRSFLQQVGLPVPQFSLWSSQEQVIADYGFPLVLKARRHGYDGQGTFIIKDIECLQQLAKTVPIAELLIEEFVPFERELGIIAARNDSGAIAIYPVTETFQQNQVCHWTITPADVANEIAEEVKAIASTILDKLEVVGVFGIEFFLTKDNRVLVNEIAPRTHNSGHYTLDGCETSQFAMQLQAVTGLPLGSTALKSSGAIMVNLLGFEESDTDYEEKRDRILKIPGSFLHWYGKTSRPGRKLGHVTVILDEKKLTQAKSIIEQIESIWYGK, encoded by the coding sequence ATGGTAGGTAAGCGCGTTGGGGTAATTGGTGGGGGTCAATTGGCTTGGATGATGGGTACAGAAGCACCATTGTTAGATCTAGAGTTAATTGTGCAAGCTGAGAGTGAAACTGAACCTGCCGTTAGTCAAGCCAAGCAGTTTATTTTAGGCAATGTTGATGATGCGATCGCCACAGCTAAGCTAGCAACACTTTGCGACGTAATTACCTTTGAAAATGAGTTTATCGATCTAGAGGGATTGCAAAAATTAGGTATAGACGCAATATTTAAACCTAGTTTGAATACGCTGAAACCCCTATTAGATAAGTATCATCAGCGTAGTTTTTTGCAGCAAGTTGGTTTACCTGTACCGCAGTTTAGTCTGTGGTCATCTCAGGAACAAGTCATTGCTGACTATGGATTTCCTCTGGTGTTAAAGGCTCGTCGTCATGGCTATGATGGGCAGGGAACTTTTATTATTAAAGACATTGAATGTTTACAACAGCTAGCTAAAACTGTTCCCATTGCGGAGTTGTTGATTGAAGAATTTGTCCCTTTTGAACGAGAATTAGGTATTATTGCTGCTCGTAATGACTCTGGAGCGATCGCTATTTATCCAGTTACCGAGACTTTTCAGCAAAACCAAGTATGTCATTGGACAATTACCCCCGCAGATGTCGCAAATGAAATAGCTGAAGAAGTTAAGGCGATCGCCAGCACGATTTTAGATAAACTCGAAGTAGTAGGGGTATTTGGGATTGAATTTTTTCTGACCAAAGATAATCGAGTGTTAGTCAATGAAATTGCGCCCCGCACCCACAATTCAGGACACTACACCCTAGATGGCTGCGAGACTTCTCAGTTTGCGATGCAGCTCCAGGCTGTTACGGGTTTACCTTTAGGTTCAACAGCTTTAAAGTCATCAGGGGCAATTATGGTCAATCTATTGGGTTTTGAAGAGTCTGATACTGATTATGAAGAAAAACGCGATCGCATTCTCAAAATACCTGGTAGCTTCCTTCATTGGTACGGTAAAACATCTCGTCCAGGGAGAAAATTGGGTCACGTTACAGTAATTCTTGATGAGAAAAAACTAACTCAAGCAAAGTCTATTATCGAGCAGATAGAGTCAATTTGGTATGGGAAATAA
- a CDS encoding Uma2 family endonuclease, translating to MVAITKQLVTNTWAIATWDEFLKNIENPAHVKTKGYYYDGKYRIEITPIGNEHAQYHSIINYAVYLYATLKNIPFTGKDNCSYRQVGLKEFQPDLSYYVGNNANAIPWGVGIVDLNEYPVPDLVIEVANTSLADDLGEKRLLYEDLEIAEYWVVDVQNVKVIAFAIEDNGSKRVAESLVLTGLKIEILTETLQRSRTSNHTEVGSWLMQQFQSQSN from the coding sequence ATGGTTGCCATCACTAAACAATTAGTCACGAACACTTGGGCAATTGCTACTTGGGATGAATTTTTAAAAAATATTGAAAATCCTGCTCATGTTAAGACCAAAGGCTACTATTACGATGGCAAATACAGAATTGAAATTACTCCCATTGGCAACGAACACGCTCAATATCATTCAATTATTAATTATGCAGTTTATCTTTACGCCACTTTAAAAAACATCCCTTTTACTGGAAAAGATAACTGTAGCTATCGACAGGTTGGCTTAAAAGAATTTCAACCAGATTTGTCTTATTATGTCGGCAATAATGCCAATGCTATTCCCTGGGGAGTGGGGATAGTTGACCTAAATGAATATCCAGTCCCAGATTTAGTGATTGAAGTTGCTAACACTTCTCTAGCCGATGATTTGGGCGAAAAAAGATTACTTTATGAAGACCTTGAGATAGCAGAATATTGGGTGGTAGACGTGCAGAATGTTAAAGTAATTGCCTTTGCCATTGAAGACAATGGGAGCAAAAGAGTTGCCGAATCTCTGGTGTTGACAGGATTAAAAATAGAGATTTTAACTGAAACACTTCAACGCAGCAGAACTAGCAATCATACCGAAGTTGGTAGCTGGTTAATGCAACAGTTTCAATCACAATCAAATTAA
- a CDS encoding DUF3067 family protein, with translation MTGEQLHQLLLAKWGCSYDMQLRKIKGKIYVQVMWKYLEQASFPLSEQEYAENLQAIANYLNGWNSVAQIQSYIEKTRERPRLGKAVSIQLDLGERNSEWILDDV, from the coding sequence ATCACAGGCGAACAATTACACCAACTTTTATTAGCAAAGTGGGGCTGTTCTTATGATATGCAGCTGAGAAAGATTAAAGGGAAGATTTATGTCCAGGTAATGTGGAAATACCTAGAACAAGCCTCTTTTCCCCTGTCCGAGCAGGAATATGCCGAAAATCTTCAGGCGATCGCCAATTATCTCAACGGTTGGAACAGTGTAGCGCAGATACAGTCTTATATTGAGAAAACTCGCGAACGTCCCAGATTAGGCAAAGCAGTGAGTATTCAGCTCGATCTGGGAGAACGCAATTCCGAGTGGATTTTAGATGATGTTTAG
- a CDS encoding cytochrome b6-f complex iron-sulfur subunit: protein MVQSSGTNIPNMDDDNVPDLGRRQFMNLLTFGSITGVALGALYPVVKYFIPNTGGSGSGGVTAKDALGNDIIVSEFIATHQPGDRTLAQGLKGDPTYIVVEGDSTLRNYGINAVCTHLGCVVPWNASENKFMCPCHGSQYDETGKVVRGPAPLSLALAKAEEQDDKLIFSQWTETDFRTGEKPYWA from the coding sequence ATGGTTCAATCTTCTGGTACTAATATCCCGAATATGGATGACGATAACGTCCCCGATTTAGGGCGTAGACAATTTATGAACTTACTCACCTTTGGCTCAATCACAGGAGTAGCTTTGGGTGCGTTATATCCAGTTGTCAAATACTTTATTCCCAACACAGGTGGCAGTGGTTCTGGCGGTGTAACGGCGAAGGATGCTTTGGGCAACGATATTATCGTGAGCGAATTTATCGCGACACATCAACCAGGCGATCGCACCTTAGCTCAAGGTTTAAAAGGTGACCCTACTTATATTGTGGTTGAAGGGGATTCAACTCTGCGTAACTACGGGATTAACGCCGTCTGTACTCACTTGGGTTGTGTTGTTCCTTGGAATGCCAGCGAAAACAAATTTATGTGTCCCTGTCATGGTTCTCAGTATGATGAGACAGGTAAAGTGGTTCGAGGCCCCGCACCTTTATCTCTAGCATTGGCAAAAGCTGAGGAACAAGACGACAAGCTAATCTTTAGTCAGTGGACAGAAACTGATTTCCGTACTGGAGAAAAGCCTTACTGGGCATAA
- a CDS encoding apocytochrome f, with protein MRTLKPLAVLKFAKDIITKTTIVAIATVAIFLTSDLAVSQSAAAYPFWAQQTAPETPREATGRIVCANCHLAEKAAEVEIPQSVLPDTVFEAVVKIPYDLASQQVLGDGSKGGLNVGAVLMLPEGFKIAPEDRIPEEMKEKTGGLYFQEYKEGADNVVIVGPLPGEQYQEITFPVLSPNPKTDKNIHFGKYAVHLGANRGRGQIYPTGEASNNNAVKASVAGTIAAITPQEAGGYEVAIETEDGTKTDKIPAGPELIVEEGQQIAAGEALTNNPNVGGFGQKDTEVVLQSPARIGGLMAFVGGIMICQILLVIKKKQVERVQAAEMDF; from the coding sequence ATGAGAACATTGAAACCATTGGCAGTATTAAAGTTTGCCAAGGACATAATTACTAAAACTACCATTGTGGCGATCGCTACTGTGGCTATTTTCTTGACCAGCGATCTTGCTGTATCTCAATCGGCTGCTGCATATCCCTTTTGGGCGCAACAAACTGCTCCAGAAACTCCTAGAGAAGCTACAGGCAGAATCGTTTGTGCCAACTGTCACCTAGCAGAAAAAGCCGCAGAAGTAGAAATCCCTCAGTCTGTCTTACCCGACACCGTATTTGAAGCGGTAGTGAAAATTCCTTACGATTTAGCTAGTCAACAGGTTTTGGGCGACGGTTCTAAAGGTGGTTTGAACGTTGGTGCAGTACTAATGCTGCCTGAAGGCTTTAAAATTGCCCCTGAAGACCGTATTCCCGAAGAAATGAAGGAAAAAACTGGCGGGTTATACTTCCAAGAGTATAAAGAAGGTGCAGATAATGTCGTAATTGTCGGCCCTTTACCTGGCGAACAGTATCAAGAAATTACTTTCCCCGTACTTTCTCCTAATCCTAAAACCGATAAAAATATCCACTTTGGTAAGTATGCCGTTCACTTAGGCGCTAACCGAGGACGCGGGCAAATCTATCCGACTGGAGAAGCGAGTAATAATAACGCAGTTAAGGCTTCTGTTGCAGGTACAATCGCAGCTATTACTCCTCAAGAAGCTGGTGGTTATGAAGTGGCAATTGAGACTGAAGACGGTACAAAAACCGACAAGATTCCTGCTGGGCCTGAATTGATCGTAGAAGAAGGTCAGCAAATCGCTGCGGGTGAAGCTTTGACTAACAATCCTAACGTTGGTGGTTTTGGTCAGAAGGATACTGAAGTAGTACTACAAAGTCCTGCGCGGATCGGAGGCTTAATGGCTTTCGTGGGTGGAATTATGATTTGCCAAATTTTACTTGTGATTAAAAAGAAACAAGTAGAGAGAGTTCAAGCAGCAGAAATGGATTTCTAA
- a CDS encoding phycobilisome rod-core linker polypeptide, which produces MSVTASGGSSLARPQLYKTVAVSAILQAEQQDRYLEQGELKELTAYYKSGFQRINIAQTITNNADIIVSRAANRIFTGGSPMSYLEKPAAIEEMALATPSGNTNVPGELIVEQKEDSKNNTNLFNAFKSLFAGGAGAVPAGFRPINVSQYGPSNMQKSLRDMAWFLRYISYAIVAGDPNILVVNIRGLREIIERACSTAATIVALQEMRAATKDYFRKDQDSSDIIEQYFTLAIKEFEAPTPSTKLRQRASSDLQGLQLPQSYFNASENRQKFVMKTGLSTLEKQLVIKAAYRQIFERDITRAYGQSISYLESQVKNGDISMKEFVRRLCKSELYRKQFFEPFINSRALELAFRHILGRGPSSREEVQDYFSIVSAKGLAGLVDALVDSKEYADYFGEETVPYLRGLGQEAQECRNWGMQQDLLNYSAPFRKVPQFVTTFARYNRPLPDQHVYGSGNDPLEIQFGAIFPKETRNPSSSPAPFNKDTKRLLIHRGAGINNQNSNPAARHEFPGSLGAKVFRLNNQLPGANNQNSVNFAENSTQTVIRACYRQVFGRDVYQGQELKVAEIKLENGDITLREFIRALAKSDTFRNLYWTSLYVVKAVEYIHRRLLGRPTYGRQEINKYFDICSKRGFYALVDAIIDSPEYSEAFGDDTVPYERYLTAGGLQLRKARPGAIEEGIGAKVEPHITPRYVELGQISSFRTEPEVKQKIAQGVSAQRVQSKVFKLTTTVDKVALKNVVRAAYRQVFERDIDPYVVQTQFSVLESRLGNGEINLKEFIEGLGCSELYLKEFYTPYPNTKAIELGTKHFLGRAPVNQKEIQKYNKILASQGLKAFIGAMVNSMEYIQVFGEDTVPYRRFPTLPAANFPNTEKLYNRLTKQNDEIVVPSFDTVKTTSR; this is translated from the coding sequence ATGAGTGTAACGGCAAGTGGTGGCAGTTCATTAGCCCGTCCTCAACTCTATAAAACAGTAGCGGTGTCGGCAATCTTGCAGGCAGAACAACAAGACCGTTATTTAGAACAGGGCGAACTCAAAGAATTAACAGCATATTATAAATCTGGTTTTCAACGGATCAACATCGCTCAGACGATTACTAACAATGCCGATATTATTGTCTCCAGGGCAGCAAATCGCATTTTTACAGGTGGTTCCCCGATGTCATATTTGGAGAAACCTGCCGCGATCGAAGAAATGGCGTTAGCAACTCCAAGTGGCAATACCAACGTTCCTGGTGAGCTGATCGTAGAGCAAAAAGAAGATAGTAAAAACAACACAAATTTATTCAACGCCTTTAAGTCTTTATTTGCTGGGGGAGCAGGGGCAGTTCCTGCGGGTTTTAGACCCATCAACGTATCTCAATATGGCCCAAGCAATATGCAGAAGTCTCTGCGGGATATGGCTTGGTTCTTGCGGTATATCAGCTATGCAATTGTCGCTGGCGATCCCAATATTCTGGTAGTTAACATCAGAGGACTGCGGGAAATTATTGAGCGAGCTTGCTCTACTGCCGCCACAATCGTCGCCTTGCAGGAAATGCGTGCTGCGACCAAAGATTACTTCCGCAAAGATCAAGATTCTTCAGATATTATTGAGCAGTATTTTACCCTTGCCATTAAAGAATTTGAAGCTCCTACCCCTTCAACTAAGTTGCGTCAGCGCGCTTCTTCTGACTTGCAAGGTTTGCAGCTACCTCAAAGCTACTTTAATGCCTCGGAAAATCGTCAAAAGTTTGTCATGAAAACTGGCTTGTCTACTTTAGAGAAGCAGCTAGTGATTAAAGCAGCCTACAGACAAATTTTTGAGCGGGATATTACTCGTGCTTATGGTCAATCTATTTCTTATTTAGAGTCGCAGGTTAAAAATGGCGACATCTCGATGAAAGAGTTTGTCCGTCGCCTCTGTAAATCCGAACTTTATCGCAAGCAGTTTTTTGAGCCGTTTATCAACAGTCGCGCTTTAGAATTGGCGTTCCGCCATATTTTAGGTCGTGGCCCTTCCTCCCGCGAAGAAGTCCAAGATTATTTCTCGATTGTTTCGGCAAAAGGATTGGCTGGTTTAGTTGACGCTTTAGTTGATTCAAAGGAATATGCTGATTACTTTGGCGAAGAAACTGTTCCCTATCTACGAGGCTTGGGTCAAGAAGCTCAGGAATGTCGTAATTGGGGGATGCAGCAAGACCTACTGAACTACAGCGCACCTTTCCGCAAAGTACCTCAGTTTGTGACTACTTTTGCTCGTTACAATCGCCCTCTACCAGATCAGCATGTCTATGGTTCAGGTAACGATCCGCTAGAAATTCAGTTTGGGGCAATCTTCCCCAAAGAAACTCGCAATCCTAGCAGTAGTCCTGCACCCTTTAATAAAGATACTAAACGCCTACTGATTCATCGTGGCGCGGGGATTAATAACCAAAATAGTAATCCTGCTGCTAGACACGAATTCCCAGGCTCTTTGGGGGCAAAGGTATTCCGCCTCAACAATCAATTACCAGGCGCAAACAATCAAAACAGCGTTAACTTTGCCGAAAATTCTACTCAGACTGTAATTCGAGCTTGCTATCGCCAGGTATTTGGTCGAGATGTTTATCAAGGTCAAGAACTCAAGGTTGCTGAAATCAAGCTAGAGAATGGAGATATAACTCTACGTGAGTTTATTCGAGCCTTGGCTAAATCTGATACCTTCCGTAATCTGTATTGGACATCGTTGTACGTAGTCAAAGCAGTGGAATATATTCACCGTCGTCTCTTGGGTCGTCCTACCTATGGTCGTCAGGAAATTAACAAGTACTTTGATATTTGCTCTAAGCGTGGTTTCTATGCATTAGTTGACGCCATCATTGACTCCCCTGAATACTCGGAAGCCTTTGGTGACGATACTGTTCCCTACGAGCGTTATCTGACTGCTGGTGGTCTGCAACTGCGTAAGGCCCGTCCTGGCGCTATTGAAGAAGGTATTGGAGCAAAAGTTGAGCCACATATAACACCTCGCTATGTCGAGTTGGGTCAGATTAGTTCTTTCCGCACTGAGCCTGAAGTTAAGCAGAAAATAGCTCAGGGAGTAAGCGCCCAGCGAGTACAAAGTAAGGTATTTAAGCTGACTACTACTGTAGACAAAGTAGCGCTGAAAAACGTCGTTAGGGCTGCTTATCGTCAGGTGTTTGAGCGAGATATTGACCCTTATGTGGTACAAACTCAATTTTCTGTCTTAGAAAGTCGTTTGGGTAACGGCGAAATTAATCTGAAAGAATTTATTGAAGGATTAGGCTGCTCGGAGCTATATCTCAAAGAATTCTATACTCCTTATCCCAATACTAAGGCGATCGAACTAGGGACGAAACATTTCCTAGGACGTGCGCCAGTTAATCAAAAAGAAATTCAGAAATACAACAAAATTCTGGCTTCTCAAGGTCTTAAAGCCTTCATTGGAGCAATGGTTAACAGTATGGAATATATCCAGGTGTTTGGTGAAGATACTGTGCCTTACCGTCGCTTCCCCACTCTTCCCGCTGCTAATTTCCCGAACACAGAGAAGCTCTATAATCGCTTGACCAAGCAGAATGACGAAATCGTTGTGCCTAGTTTTGATACGGTTAAAACTACTTCTAGATAA
- a CDS encoding allophycocyanin: MSIVTKSIVNADAEARYLSPGELDRIKSFVTSGESRLRIAQTLTESRERIVKQAGDQLFQKRPDVVSPGGNAYGEEMTATCLRDMDYYLRLITYGVVAGDTTPIEEIGLVGAKEMYKSLGTDVGAMAQSIREMKNVATSMMSGDDTSEAASYFDYVIGAMQ; encoded by the coding sequence ATGAGTATAGTCACGAAATCCATCGTGAATGCAGATGCTGAGGCTCGCTACTTGAGTCCTGGTGAACTAGACAGAATTAAATCTTTTGTAACTAGTGGTGAAAGCCGTTTACGTATTGCTCAAACTCTAACTGAGTCTCGTGAGCGTATTGTCAAGCAGGCTGGCGATCAACTTTTCCAAAAACGTCCTGACGTTGTTTCTCCTGGCGGCAATGCTTACGGCGAGGAAATGACTGCAACTTGTTTGCGTGACATGGATTACTATCTACGCCTGATTACTTATGGTGTAGTAGCTGGCGACACAACTCCAATTGAAGAAATTGGTTTAGTTGGTGCAAAAGAGATGTACAAATCTTTAGGTACTGACGTTGGTGCAATGGCTCAAAGTATCCGCGAAATGAAAAACGTAGCTACTTCAATGATGTCTGGTGATGACACCTCTGAAGCTGCTTCCTACTTCGATTACGTAATCGGAGCTATGCAGTAG
- the apcB gene encoding allophycocyanin subunit beta → MQDAITSVINSADVQGRYLDGAAMDKLKSYFQTGQLRVRAASVISANAASIVKEAVAKSLLYSDVTRPGGNMYTTRRYAACIRDLDYYLRYSTYAMLAGDPSILDERVLNGLKETYNSLGVPVSSTVQAIQAMKEVTASLVGADAGKEMGVYFDYICSGLS, encoded by the coding sequence ATGCAAGACGCAATTACCTCTGTAATTAATTCGGCTGACGTACAAGGCAGATACCTCGATGGTGCTGCGATGGACAAGCTCAAAAGCTATTTTCAAACTGGTCAATTAAGAGTTCGCGCTGCTAGCGTAATTAGTGCTAATGCAGCTAGCATCGTCAAAGAAGCAGTAGCAAAATCTTTGCTCTATTCTGATGTAACTCGCCCTGGTGGAAACATGTACACTACTCGTCGCTATGCGGCTTGTATTCGTGACCTTGACTACTATCTTCGTTATTCTACTTACGCTATGCTAGCTGGAGATCCCTCCATCCTAGATGAGCGAGTATTAAACGGCTTAAAAGAAACTTACAATTCTTTAGGAGTTCCTGTTTCTTCTACTGTTCAAGCAATTCAAGCGATGAAAGAAGTAACTGCAAGCTTAGTTGGTGCTGATGCTGGCAAAGAAATGGGCGTTTACTTCGACTACATCTGTTCTGGCTTAAGCTAG
- a CDS encoding phycobilisome linker polypeptide, with protein sequence MRMFKVTACVPSQTRIRTQRELQNTFFTKLVPYDNWFREQQRIMKMGGKIIKVELATGKQGMNTGLS encoded by the coding sequence ATGCGTATGTTTAAGGTGACGGCTTGTGTTCCTAGTCAAACCAGAATTCGCACTCAAAGAGAATTGCAAAACACTTTTTTCACTAAGCTTGTACCCTACGATAACTGGTTTCGTGAGCAGCAACGTATTATGAAAATGGGCGGTAAAATTATTAAAGTTGAGTTAGCAACGGGTAAGCAAGGTATGAATACAGGCTTATCTTGA
- a CDS encoding putative lipid II flippase FtsW produces the protein MLVQAKVVKQYLSYFIPFVAPQVKSWTWEARLLNWLTCVWLIIGLVTLMSASYPEGMLNNNDGLYILKRQMIGVAVGIVGFNLVSRLPLNKTIKIAPLMVLVFLLLIFATLIPGLGKTTMGASRWIAIGPFSLQPSELIKPFLVLQAAYLFSRWRKLANRVRLVWLIAFALVLAGILKQPNLSTTGLCGMSLWLIALAAELPLSQLLTVAGGGLGIASLSIALNPYQLDRITSFLDPWQDYHNKGYQLIQSLLAIASGSFGGSGYGLSQQKLSFLPIRSTDFIFAVYAEEFGFIGCLLLLLLIIGYGTLALRVAIKCSQALPRLVAVGAMVFIIGQSLINIGVATGSLPTTGLPLPFFSYGINSIVASLLLAGLLVRVARESNTTRIIPLNQSASIGATFSSRSTMTRQ, from the coding sequence ATATTAGTGCAAGCTAAAGTTGTTAAACAATATCTTAGTTATTTCATTCCTTTCGTCGCGCCTCAAGTTAAATCTTGGACATGGGAAGCCCGCTTATTAAACTGGCTAACTTGCGTCTGGTTGATTATTGGCTTGGTGACTTTAATGTCTGCTTCCTATCCCGAAGGAATGCTCAACAATAATGACGGACTGTATATTTTAAAACGTCAGATGATTGGAGTGGCGGTGGGCATTGTCGGCTTCAACCTAGTGTCTCGTCTACCGTTAAACAAAACGATCAAGATTGCGCCCTTGATGGTGTTGGTTTTTTTGCTCCTCATTTTTGCCACTTTAATCCCTGGCTTGGGTAAGACCACCATGGGAGCAAGTCGCTGGATTGCCATTGGCCCTTTTTCTTTGCAGCCTTCTGAATTAATTAAGCCCTTTTTAGTACTTCAAGCAGCATATCTGTTTTCTCGTTGGCGCAAATTAGCAAATAGAGTACGTTTGGTCTGGTTGATTGCTTTTGCTTTAGTCTTGGCAGGAATTTTGAAGCAGCCTAATTTAAGTACTACAGGACTGTGTGGGATGAGTTTGTGGCTGATTGCCCTGGCGGCTGAATTACCGTTGAGTCAGTTACTAACAGTAGCGGGAGGGGGATTAGGAATAGCCAGCCTCAGCATAGCCTTGAACCCCTATCAATTAGATCGAATCACTTCATTCTTGGATCCCTGGCAAGACTATCATAATAAAGGATATCAGCTAATTCAAAGCTTACTGGCGATCGCTTCTGGCAGTTTTGGCGGTTCGGGATATGGTCTTTCTCAACAAAAATTATCATTCCTGCCAATTCGCTCGACCGACTTTATTTTCGCCGTTTATGCCGAAGAATTTGGCTTTATTGGCTGCTTACTGCTGCTGTTGTTAATTATTGGCTATGGCACTCTAGCCTTAAGAGTTGCCATTAAGTGTAGCCAAGCGCTTCCGCGATTAGTTGCGGTGGGAGCGATGGTATTTATTATTGGACAGTCATTAATTAATATTGGTGTTGCCACAGGCTCTTTGCCCACAACGGGCTTGCCACTACCTTTTTTCAGCTATGGTATTAATTCCATTGTTGCTTCATTATTACTGGCAGGGTTATTAGTCCGTGTAGCTAGAGAAAGCAACACCACTAGGATAATTCCCCTCAATCAAAGTGCATCTATTGGAGCTACTTTTTCTAGTCGATCGACTATGACTAGACAATAA